One region of Pseudomonas sp. B21-040 genomic DNA includes:
- a CDS encoding glutathione S-transferase family protein: MQAIKLYNFPRSGHAHRVELMLSLLHLPTELIFVDLAKGAHKQADYLALNAFGQVPVIDDQGVVLADSNAILVYLAHKYGNGRWLPTDPVGAAKVQRWLSAAAGPIAFGVARARLITVFGAPYNAQEVIAYSHTVLKVIDHELASTPYLAGSEPTIADVAAYSYIAHAPEGNVSLDDYANIRAWLARIEALPGFVGMPRTVAGLQKTA; the protein is encoded by the coding sequence ATGCAAGCGATCAAACTCTACAACTTCCCTCGTTCCGGCCATGCTCACCGCGTGGAGCTGATGCTGTCCTTGCTGCACCTGCCGACCGAGCTGATCTTTGTCGATTTGGCCAAGGGCGCGCACAAGCAAGCGGATTACCTGGCGCTCAACGCTTTTGGTCAGGTGCCGGTCATCGATGATCAAGGTGTGGTGCTGGCCGATTCGAACGCCATCCTGGTCTATCTGGCACATAAATATGGCAATGGTCGCTGGCTGCCCACCGATCCGGTCGGCGCGGCGAAGGTTCAGCGCTGGCTGTCGGCGGCCGCAGGGCCGATTGCCTTTGGTGTGGCCAGAGCACGATTGATCACGGTGTTTGGCGCGCCATACAACGCGCAAGAGGTGATCGCTTATTCCCACACCGTGCTCAAGGTAATCGACCACGAGTTGGCGTCGACGCCCTACCTGGCCGGCAGTGAGCCGACCATCGCCGATGTCGCCGCCTACAGTTACATCGCCCATGCGCCGGAAGGCAATGTCTCGCTGGACGACTACGCCAACATCCGCGCCTGGCTGGCGCGTATTGAAGCCTTGCCGGGGTTTGTCGGCATGCCGCGCACGGTGGCCGGTTTGCAAAAAACCGCCTGA
- a CDS encoding LysR family transcriptional regulator → MDRFQEMQVFAAVAQEQGFSAAARRLGLSAASVTRAVAALEKRIGTLLLTRTTRSVHLSEAGQRYLEDCRRILAEVQEAEDSAAGSHAQPRGQLTITAPVLFGELFVTPVMVGYLTQFPEVGINALLLDRVVSMVEEGIDVAVRIGELPDSNQHAIRVGEVRRVICASPAFLAARGRPRHPDELNGAPIIATSSIGQLRTWPFLDAGEPLNVRPEPRLVVTANQAAITAACLGLGYTRVLSYQVAGKVAAGELEIVLADFELPALPIHVVYQGGRKAPVRVRSFVDFTVKALREHPALSG, encoded by the coding sequence ATGGACCGATTCCAGGAAATGCAGGTCTTCGCCGCGGTTGCCCAAGAGCAGGGGTTCTCGGCGGCGGCGCGACGTCTGGGCCTGTCGGCGGCCAGCGTCACCCGAGCGGTGGCGGCGCTGGAGAAGCGCATTGGCACCTTGTTGCTGACACGCACCACCCGCAGCGTGCACTTGAGCGAGGCCGGGCAGCGTTACCTGGAGGATTGTCGGAGAATTCTGGCCGAGGTGCAGGAAGCGGAGGATTCGGCAGCCGGCAGTCACGCCCAGCCGCGTGGGCAACTGACAATCACGGCGCCGGTGTTGTTTGGTGAGTTGTTCGTCACACCGGTCATGGTCGGTTATCTCACTCAATTTCCAGAAGTCGGCATCAATGCCTTGCTGCTCGACCGGGTGGTGAGCATGGTCGAAGAGGGCATTGATGTCGCGGTGCGTATCGGTGAGCTGCCTGACAGCAATCAACACGCGATTCGCGTGGGCGAAGTACGGCGGGTGATCTGCGCGTCCCCGGCGTTTTTGGCTGCCCGTGGCAGGCCACGTCACCCGGATGAGCTCAATGGCGCACCCATCATTGCGACCTCGTCGATCGGGCAGCTCAGGACCTGGCCATTTCTTGACGCGGGCGAGCCGCTGAACGTTCGTCCGGAACCGCGCCTTGTGGTCACCGCCAATCAAGCGGCGATCACGGCGGCCTGCCTGGGCCTGGGATACACCCGGGTCCTGTCTTATCAAGTGGCGGGCAAGGTGGCGGCCGGTGAGCTGGAAATCGTGCTGGCCGACTTCGAACTGCCGGCACTGCCCATTCATGTGGTCTACCAAGGGGGACGCAAGGCTCCGGTGCGGGTCCGTAGTTTTGTGGACTTTACGGTGAAGGCGCTGCGCGAACATCCGGCGCTGAGCGGCTAA